From the Paramormyrops kingsleyae isolate MSU_618 chromosome 7, PKINGS_0.4, whole genome shotgun sequence genome, one window contains:
- the prlra gene encoding prolactin receptor a isoform X1, whose protein sequence is MRGTTGASLILSLLISRLLGATCQSPPGKPKLTSCRSPEKETFSCWWEPGSDGGLPTNYSLYYRKENSEIVYECPDYHTSGKNSCFFSKNDTSIWVNYNITVVATNSLGSNFSDSVDVDVMYIVQPHTPENVSVVLEGTEDNPFLLVTWEPPHKADTRSGWITLVYQLRVKLEKDDKWEEHFAGQQKQFNIFSLHSGEVYMVKVRCKPDHGFWSEWSTTRYVRVPDYISREMSSWILILTFSALICIVFVWTAHMKRNSVKHFLLPPVPGPKIKGFDTQQLKSGKSDEIFSTLVVQSFPPPSDYEDLLVEYLEVYDNEEQELVFDRKDQEGGLKSKSSSDTDSGRGSCDSHSLLMEKCSESREDQTLISQVKISEASQRVNDDSHAAECADVTTQTWPMISPYYHHDQKPCYQSIPEMSEQHCVLDSHLFLTQQQDYWETSAELDQKNPYTGYSCVQAYSEININGIAHAEPTSPQPVFVEYVEVQHVNQENTLILKAIAQEEHGQFRREMTEHHYSKVNGMVCDNVLLIQREAASQCLGDYQEEENALESCTQQTAGKPTVHPQVALAQEGLHITLNGYVDTTAIMSTY, encoded by the exons ATGAGGGGAACAACTGGAGCTTCACTGATACTGTCACTGCTGATCTCCAGGCTACTGGGGGCTACCT GTCAGTCTCCCCCAGGGAAGCCCAAGCTCACCAGCTGCCGATCTCCAGAGAAAGAGACCTTTAGCTGTTGGTGGGAGCCGGGCTCGGATGGAGGACTGCCCACCAATTACTCCCTGTATTACCGCAAGGAGAA CTCTGAAATTGTCTATGAGTGCCCGGATTACCACACTTCGGGAAAGAATTCCTGCTTTTTCAGCAAGAATGATACTTCGATTTGGGTGAACTACAACATTACAGTGGTGGCAACCAACTCCCTAGGAAGCAACTTCTCTGACTCTGTGGATGTTGATGTGATGTACATTG TCCAGCCACACACGCCTGAGAATGTGAGTGTTGTTTTGGAGGGGACGGAGGATAACCCTTTCCTGCTGGTGACATGGGAGCCCCCCCACAAAGCGGACACCCGGTCCGGCTGGATCACGCTCGTCTACCAGCTGCGTGTCAAACTGGAAAAAGATGACAAGTGGGAG GAACACTTTGCCGGTCAGCAGAAACAGTTCAACATCTTCAGCCTGCACTCTGGGGAGGTCTACATGGTGAAGGTGCGCTGTAAACCAGACCACGGCTTTTGGAGCGAGTGGAGCACCACCCGCTACGTGAGAGTCCCTGACT ATATTTCCAGAGAAATGTCCAGTTGGATTCTGATCCTTACCTTCTCGGCGTTGATCTGCATTGTCTTCGTTTGGACTGCCCACATGAAGAGAAACAG TGTGAAACATTTTCTTCTGCCCCCTGTACCTGGACCAAAAATCAAAGGATTTGATACGCAACAgctcaag AGTGGAAAATCAGATGAGATATTTAGCACTTTGGTGGTCCAGAGTTTCCCACCACCATCAGATTATGAAGATCTGCTGGTGGAGTATCTGGAGGTATATGATAATGAAGAACAAGAGTTAGTGTTTGACAGGAAGGACCAAGAAGGCGGCTTGAAGTCCAAGAGTTCCTCAGACACTGATTCTGGCAGAGGCAGTTGTGATAGTCACAGTTTGCTGATGGAGAAATGTAGCGAGTCCAGAGAGGATCAGACCTTGATATCTCAAGTCAAAATTAGCGAGGCAAGTCAAAGGGTGAACGATGACAGTCATGCCGCCGAATGTGCTGATGTTACTACACAAACCTGGCCCATGATTTCACCTTATTACCACCATGACCAAAAACCTTGCTACCAGAGTATTCCTGAAATGTCTGAGCAGCACTGTGTACTGGACAGCCATTTATTTCTCACCCAACAACAGGACTACTGGGAAACCTCAGCAGAACTTGACCAGAAGAATCCTTACACTGGCTACAGCTGCGTTCAGGCTTACAGCGAAATTAACATTAACGGCATTGCACACGCAGAGCCTACAAGCCCTCAGCCTGTGTTCGTGGAGTATGTGGAGGTTCAGCACGTCAACCAGGAGAACACCTTGATACTAAAGGCCATTGCCCAGGAGGAGCACGGTCAGTTCCGTCGGGAGATGACGGAACATCACTACAGCAAGGTTAACGGGATGGTCTGTGACAATGTCCTTCTCATTCAGAGAGAGGCAGCTTCTCAGTGCCTCGGTGATTACCAGGAGGAGGAGAATGCCCTGGAAAGTTGTACTCAACAGACGGCTGGAAAGCCAACAGTCCATCCGCAGGTAGCCTTAGCACAAGAGGGGCTGCACATAACCCTTAATGGCTATGTGGACACAACAGCCATAATGTCCACTTACTAA
- the prlra gene encoding prolactin receptor a isoform X2, translating into MRGTTGASLILSLLISRLLGATCQSPPGKPKLTSCRSPEKETFSCWWEPGSDGGLPTNYSLYYRKENSEIVYECPDYHTSGKNSCFFSKNDTSIWVNYNITVVATNSLGSNFSDSVDVDVMYIVQPHTPENVSVVLEGTEDNPFLLVTWEPPHKADTRSGWITLVYQLRVKLEKDDKWEEHFAGQQKQFNIFSLHSGEVYMVKVRCKPDHGFWSEWSTTRYVRVPDYISREMSSWILILTFSALICIVFVWTAHMKRNSVKHFLLPPVPGPKIKGFDTQQLKSGKSDEIFSTLVVQSFPPPSDYEDLLVEYLEVYDNEEQELVFDRKDQEGGLKSKSSSDTDSGRGSCDSHSLLMEKCSESREDQTLISQVKISEASQRVNDDSHAAECADVTTQTWPMISPYYHHDQKPCYQSIPEMSEQHCVLDSHLFLTQQQDYWETSAELDQKNPYTGYSCVQAYSEININGIAHAEPTSPQPVFVEYVEVQHVNQENTLILKAIAQEEHERGSFSVPR; encoded by the exons ATGAGGGGAACAACTGGAGCTTCACTGATACTGTCACTGCTGATCTCCAGGCTACTGGGGGCTACCT GTCAGTCTCCCCCAGGGAAGCCCAAGCTCACCAGCTGCCGATCTCCAGAGAAAGAGACCTTTAGCTGTTGGTGGGAGCCGGGCTCGGATGGAGGACTGCCCACCAATTACTCCCTGTATTACCGCAAGGAGAA CTCTGAAATTGTCTATGAGTGCCCGGATTACCACACTTCGGGAAAGAATTCCTGCTTTTTCAGCAAGAATGATACTTCGATTTGGGTGAACTACAACATTACAGTGGTGGCAACCAACTCCCTAGGAAGCAACTTCTCTGACTCTGTGGATGTTGATGTGATGTACATTG TCCAGCCACACACGCCTGAGAATGTGAGTGTTGTTTTGGAGGGGACGGAGGATAACCCTTTCCTGCTGGTGACATGGGAGCCCCCCCACAAAGCGGACACCCGGTCCGGCTGGATCACGCTCGTCTACCAGCTGCGTGTCAAACTGGAAAAAGATGACAAGTGGGAG GAACACTTTGCCGGTCAGCAGAAACAGTTCAACATCTTCAGCCTGCACTCTGGGGAGGTCTACATGGTGAAGGTGCGCTGTAAACCAGACCACGGCTTTTGGAGCGAGTGGAGCACCACCCGCTACGTGAGAGTCCCTGACT ATATTTCCAGAGAAATGTCCAGTTGGATTCTGATCCTTACCTTCTCGGCGTTGATCTGCATTGTCTTCGTTTGGACTGCCCACATGAAGAGAAACAG TGTGAAACATTTTCTTCTGCCCCCTGTACCTGGACCAAAAATCAAAGGATTTGATACGCAACAgctcaag AGTGGAAAATCAGATGAGATATTTAGCACTTTGGTGGTCCAGAGTTTCCCACCACCATCAGATTATGAAGATCTGCTGGTGGAGTATCTGGAGGTATATGATAATGAAGAACAAGAGTTAGTGTTTGACAGGAAGGACCAAGAAGGCGGCTTGAAGTCCAAGAGTTCCTCAGACACTGATTCTGGCAGAGGCAGTTGTGATAGTCACAGTTTGCTGATGGAGAAATGTAGCGAGTCCAGAGAGGATCAGACCTTGATATCTCAAGTCAAAATTAGCGAGGCAAGTCAAAGGGTGAACGATGACAGTCATGCCGCCGAATGTGCTGATGTTACTACACAAACCTGGCCCATGATTTCACCTTATTACCACCATGACCAAAAACCTTGCTACCAGAGTATTCCTGAAATGTCTGAGCAGCACTGTGTACTGGACAGCCATTTATTTCTCACCCAACAACAGGACTACTGGGAAACCTCAGCAGAACTTGACCAGAAGAATCCTTACACTGGCTACAGCTGCGTTCAGGCTTACAGCGAAATTAACATTAACGGCATTGCACACGCAGAGCCTACAAGCCCTCAGCCTGTGTTCGTGGAGTATGTGGAGGTTCAGCACGTCAACCAGGAGAACACCTTGATACTAAAGGCCATTGCCCAGGAGGAGCACG AGAGAGGCAGCTTCTCAGTGCCTCGGTGA